The following are encoded in a window of Podospora pseudoanserina strain CBS 124.78 chromosome 6, whole genome shotgun sequence genomic DNA:
- a CDS encoding hypothetical protein (EggNog:ENOG503NXVK; COG:S; antiSMASH:Cluster_4): MAARFVTFVLSNPICRAQQYPLGNPDPGFRITKPPSWHRTLLGLFSSNWTRCPPLIERLGVWTGDPKIYSFSSIPDHRISIMSSSKRTGMFKVKTPWSTGDNNVPEGSGPQSFVFSLDHRPRATRASVPKASRSSLGSLFVPTHHGRDIDNGVPFRRRHVKCDEAKPACQRCLKWQGFCDGYKTAELAPPRDDKPRRLSSPSARSEKSDSGLPDNFEALQLSDQYGAGENSSQESSQNNEFDEHWETFYCDCWSSLANNLGGGWFSSRLFTQTIPQISQVEPAIRYALMAIVALACSLFPKIVPAGPSGGDGNDYHYNAALTHYGQAIRLIRLQQEPNSASTLRVAVVACILFACFEILHGSHGAAVNHISFGSLMLSGQASVGQLELEDEILQAFERMEWSAWSIGLMTGSVQVPIEINSRLSLDDMPTKFSGLGEARRWWDAIQHWTLYFSQAMAGPTYADGDFLPGIKTMQSQCLGMLERWNDMFWPLYNPASSPRKGSSYLQATSLLLQSIVLHAYINTCGFQDHYGTEQITSQFKEMVRLSGVLLANQPVSKGCSEIFTLDSGPTCALYIAATKCLDPTVRADATALLTQYPRRDGFWDSRAALGILGQDLSSSGEYGGAIDPALQYLDQ; encoded by the exons ATGGCGGCAAGGTTTGTGACGTTCGTCTTATCCAACCCGATATGCCGAGCACAGCAGTACCCTCTTGGTAACCCGGACCCTGGATTCAGAATCACAAAGCCACCATCTTGGCACCGTACACTTTTGGGTCTGTTTTCCTCAAATTGGACTCGATGTCCCCCCCTTATTGAGAGGTTGGGTGTGTGGACAGGTGATCCGAAGATCTACTCATTCTCTTCGATCCCAGATCATCGAATATCCATCATGTCTTCCTCTAAGAGAACTGGCATGTTCAAGGTCAAGACTCCGTGGTCTACTGGGGATAATAATGTGCCAGAAGG TTCTGGTCCCCAGTCTTTTGTCTTCAGCCTGGACCACCGGCCACGAGCCACAAGGGCAAGCGTACCGAAA GCAAGTAGGTCATCACTCGGCAGCCTGTTTGTTCCAACACACCATGGGCGCGATATTGACAACGGTGTGCCTTTTAGGAGACGACATGTGAAATGCGACGAGGCCAAGCCTGCATGCCAGCGATGCTTGAAATGGCAAGGATTCTGTGATGGGTACAAGACAGCCGAACTGGCGCCCCCGAGAGACGACAAACCACGGCGGCTGTCTTCCCCATCAGCCCGGTCTGAGAAGAGCGATTCGGGGCTTCCCGACAATTTCGAGGCACTGCAGCTGAGCGACCAGTATGGCGCGGGAGAAAACTCCTCACAGGAGTCTTCCCAAAACAATGAATTTGACGAGCACTGGGAGACATTTTATTGTGACTGTTGGTCCAGTCTGGCCAATAATCTCGGGGGAGGCTGGTTCTCCTCTCGGTTGTTCACCCAAACAATCCCACAGATAAGCCAAGTTGAACCAGCCATTCGGTATGCTCTCATGGCCATTGTTGCTCTTGCCTGCTCGCTTTTTCCGAAAATTGTTCCAGCAGGGCCCTCAGGAGGGGACGGCAACGATTATCACTACAACGCGGCCCTCACGCACTACGGACAAGCAATCCGACTGATCCGACTTCAACAGGAGCCAAACTCTGCTTCTACTCTACGTGTGGCAGTTGTTGCTTGCATTCTCTTTGCGTGCTTTGAGATTTTGCATGGGAGCCACGGAGCTGCCGTCAATCATATCAGTTTTGGCAGTCTCATGCTCTCAGGGCAAGCAAGCGTGGGCCAGCTCGAACTAGAAGACGAGATTCTGCAAGCATTTGAGAGAATGGAATGGTCTGCTTGGTCTATCGGCCTCATGACTGGCTCAGTTCAAGTACCCATCGAAATCAACAGCAGGCTTTCACTAGACGACATGCCCACCAAGTTCTCCGGGCTCGGGGAGGCCAGAAGATGGTGGGACGCGATCCAGCACTGGACATTGTACTTCAGCCAAGCCATGGCTGGGCCAACATACGCGGATGGAGACTTTCTGCCCGGGATCAAGACCATGCAATCACAGTGTCTTGGAATGTTAGAACGGTGGAATGACATGTTTTGGCCGCTTTACAATCCGGCAAGCTCTCCTCGAAAGGGGTCATCCTATCTTCAGGCGACGTCTCTGCTTCTCCAGTCTATCGTGCTTCACGCCTACATCAACACTTGTGGCTTTCAAGACCACTACGGCACTGAACAGATCACATCGCAGTTCAAAGAAATGGTGCGCCTCTCTGGAGTCCTCTTGGCCAACCAACCCGTCTCCAAAGGATGTAGCGAAATATTCACCTTGGACAGCGGGCCGACTTGCGCTCTCTACATTGCGGCAACCAAATGCTTGGATCCCACCGTCCGAGCAGACGCCACCGCCTTGCTCACACAATACCCACGACGAGACGGCTTCTGGGACAGTCGAGCAGCTCTCGGGATCCTCGGCCAGGACCTTTCATCGAGCGGTGAATATGGCGGTGCTATTGATCCAGCACTTCAGTACCTCGACCAATGA